In Populus nigra chromosome 1, ddPopNigr1.1, whole genome shotgun sequence, one genomic interval encodes:
- the LOC133691620 gene encoding uncharacterized protein LOC133691620 isoform X3, with the protein MIACSSSRSLFFGVDCALKYANPFLKSNPLTYFEEDARMDRNKKLKSAGGIRQCQWRPVSVSNIQESTAENSVNELEDGDHVQETIKVAQVVTNNCDSTISAGVLNDTVKPMLSAEKHSLMLEVGASLIRFIKGKEGSTQKKIEEEMGVKIVFPSSKKEESIVIEGISTDCVTRASKKIQAIMDEAIESSLDYSHFISLPLAIYPELTDKLVNFQNSILGTNDVSADENLESDSIEDTLDIKNKGQELIKGRDVAVELKVEDEKHVKVDLTSIPFVSYPPKPPRLPNASDFGIDKSIFIKPTTFHLTVLMLKLWNKERVNAASGVLESISSKVIDALDNRPISIRLKGLDTMRGSLSKARVLYAPVEEIGSEGRLLSACQVIINAFVEAGLVLEKDAKQKLKLHATVMNARHRKGKRRRKNDSFDARAIFKQFGSEDWGEYLIREAHLSQRFVFDENGYYHCCASIPFPGKEERQQTD; encoded by the exons ATGATTgcttgcagcagcagcaggtcTCTCTTCTTCGG AGTTGATTGCGCTCTCAAATACGCGAATCCATTTCTGAAATCGAATCCACTTACTTACTTTGAG GAGGATGCTAGGATGGATAGGAACAAGAAGCTTAAATCAGCAGGTGGTATTCGCCAATGCCAATGGAGACCGGTCTCTGTCTCTAACATTcaag AATCCACGGCCGAAAATTCTGTTAATGAGTTAGAAGATGGAGATCATGTTCAAGAAACGATAAAGGTTGCTCAAGTGGTGACTAATAATTGTGATTCAACCATCAGTGCTGGTGTGCTGAATGATACTGTCAAGCCCATGCTTTCTGCTGAAAAGCATTCACTTATGCTTGAG GTGGGTGCCTCTCTTATTCGATTCATCAAAGGAAAAGA AGGATCCACTcaaaaaaagattgaagaaGAGATGGgagttaaaattgtttttccGTCATCAAAGAAGGAAGAATCTATTG TCATTGAAGGCATTTCAACTGATTGTGTGACAAGAGCTTCTAAAAAGATACAAGCTATTATGGATGAG GCGATTGAATCAAGTCTCGACTACTCTCACTTTATATCTCTTCCATTGGCAATATACCCTGAATTGACTGATAAGCTAGTCAATTTTCAGAATTCCATACTGGGAACTAATGATGTTTCTGCAGATGAAAATTTGGAAAGTGATTCTATTGAAGACACTTTGGACATCAAAAATAAGGGTCAGGAACTAATTAAAGGACGTGATGTAGCTGTTGAACTCAAAGTTGAAgatgaaaaacatgttaaagTGGATTTAACTAGCATTCCTTTTGTTAGTTATCCTCCCAAACCACCAAGGTTGCCTAATGCTTCTG ACTTTGGAATAGACAAATCCATATTTATTAAACCTACAACGTTTCACTTGACTGTACTCATGTTGAAGTTATGGAACAAGGAGCGAGTCAATGCAGCTTCAGGTGTCCTAGAg aGTATCTCATCAAAAGTGATTGATGCCTTGGATAATAGACCTATCTCCATCAGGCTTAAAGGGCTG GATACCATGAGAGGGTCTTTGTCCAAAGCTCGTGTTCTCTATGCTCCTGTTGAAGAAATTGGGAGTGAGGGCCGACTTTTAAGTGCATGTC AAGTTATCATCAATGCATTTGTTGAGGCTGGACTTGTTCTAGAGAAAGATGCTAAGCAAAAGTTAAAG TTGCATGCCACAGTGATGAACGCAAGGCACAGGAAAGG GAAGAGACGAAGAAAGAATGATTCCTTTGACGCAAGGGCCATTTTCAAGCAGTTTGGATCAGAGGATTGGGGGGAGTATCTTATCCGTGAAGCTCATCTTTCACAACGCTTTGTGTTTGATGAGAATGGATATTACCATTGCTGTGCTTCAATACCTTTTCCTGGAAAAGAAGAACGCCAGCAGACTGATTGA
- the LOC133691620 gene encoding uncharacterized protein LOC133691620 isoform X4 — MIACSSSRSLFFGVDCALKYANPFLKSNPLTYFERISGVAKEDARMDRNKKLKSAGGIRQCQWRPVSVSNIQESTAENSVNELEDGDHVQETIKVAQVVTNNCDSTISAGVLNDTVKPMLSAEKHSLMLEVGASLIRFIKGKEGSTQKKIEEEMGVKIVFPSSKKEESIVIEGISTDCVTRASKKIQAIMDEAIESSLDYSHFISLPLAIYPELTDKLVNFQNSILGTNDVSADENLESDSIEDTLDIKNKGQELIKGRDVAVELKVEDEKHVKVDLTSIPFVSYPPKPPRLPNASDFGIDKSIFIKPTTFHLTVLMLKLWNKERVNAASGVLEDTMRGSLSKARVLYAPVEEIGSEGRLLSACQVIINAFVEAGLVLEKDAKQKLKLHATVMNARHRKGKRRRKNDSFDARAIFKQFGSEDWGEYLIREAHLSQRFVFDENGYYHCCASIPFPGKEERQQTD, encoded by the exons ATGATTgcttgcagcagcagcaggtcTCTCTTCTTCGG AGTTGATTGCGCTCTCAAATACGCGAATCCATTTCTGAAATCGAATCCACTTACTTACTTTGAG aGGATTAGTGGCGTTGCGAAGGAGGATGCTAGGATGGATAGGAACAAGAAGCTTAAATCAGCAGGTGGTATTCGCCAATGCCAATGGAGACCGGTCTCTGTCTCTAACATTcaag AATCCACGGCCGAAAATTCTGTTAATGAGTTAGAAGATGGAGATCATGTTCAAGAAACGATAAAGGTTGCTCAAGTGGTGACTAATAATTGTGATTCAACCATCAGTGCTGGTGTGCTGAATGATACTGTCAAGCCCATGCTTTCTGCTGAAAAGCATTCACTTATGCTTGAG GTGGGTGCCTCTCTTATTCGATTCATCAAAGGAAAAGA AGGATCCACTcaaaaaaagattgaagaaGAGATGGgagttaaaattgtttttccGTCATCAAAGAAGGAAGAATCTATTG TCATTGAAGGCATTTCAACTGATTGTGTGACAAGAGCTTCTAAAAAGATACAAGCTATTATGGATGAG GCGATTGAATCAAGTCTCGACTACTCTCACTTTATATCTCTTCCATTGGCAATATACCCTGAATTGACTGATAAGCTAGTCAATTTTCAGAATTCCATACTGGGAACTAATGATGTTTCTGCAGATGAAAATTTGGAAAGTGATTCTATTGAAGACACTTTGGACATCAAAAATAAGGGTCAGGAACTAATTAAAGGACGTGATGTAGCTGTTGAACTCAAAGTTGAAgatgaaaaacatgttaaagTGGATTTAACTAGCATTCCTTTTGTTAGTTATCCTCCCAAACCACCAAGGTTGCCTAATGCTTCTG ACTTTGGAATAGACAAATCCATATTTATTAAACCTACAACGTTTCACTTGACTGTACTCATGTTGAAGTTATGGAACAAGGAGCGAGTCAATGCAGCTTCAGGTGTCCTAGAg GATACCATGAGAGGGTCTTTGTCCAAAGCTCGTGTTCTCTATGCTCCTGTTGAAGAAATTGGGAGTGAGGGCCGACTTTTAAGTGCATGTC AAGTTATCATCAATGCATTTGTTGAGGCTGGACTTGTTCTAGAGAAAGATGCTAAGCAAAAGTTAAAG TTGCATGCCACAGTGATGAACGCAAGGCACAGGAAAGG GAAGAGACGAAGAAAGAATGATTCCTTTGACGCAAGGGCCATTTTCAAGCAGTTTGGATCAGAGGATTGGGGGGAGTATCTTATCCGTGAAGCTCATCTTTCACAACGCTTTGTGTTTGATGAGAATGGATATTACCATTGCTGTGCTTCAATACCTTTTCCTGGAAAAGAAGAACGCCAGCAGACTGATTGA
- the LOC133691620 gene encoding uncharacterized protein LOC133691620 isoform X2, whose translation MIACSSSRSLFFGVDCALKYANPFLKSNPLTYFERISGVAKEDARMDRNKKLKSAGGIRQCQWRPVSVSNIQESTAENSVNELEDGDHVQETIKVAQVVTNNCDSTISAGVLNDTVKPMLSAEKHSLMLEVGASLIRFIKGKEGSTQKKIEEEMGVKIVFPSSKKEESIVIEGISTDCVTRASKKIQAIMDEAIESSLDYSHFISLPLAIYPELTDKLVNFQNSILGTNDVSADENLESDSIEDTLDIKNKGQELIKGRDVAVELKVEDEKHVKVDLTSIPFVSYPPKPPRLPNASDFGIDKSIFIKPTTFHLTVLMLKLWNKERVNAASGVLESISSKVIDALDNRPISIRLKGLDTMRGSLSKARVLYAPVEEIGSEGRLLSACLIINAFVEAGLVLEKDAKQKLKLHATVMNARHRKGKRRRKNDSFDARAIFKQFGSEDWGEYLIREAHLSQRFVFDENGYYHCCASIPFPGKEERQQTD comes from the exons ATGATTgcttgcagcagcagcaggtcTCTCTTCTTCGG AGTTGATTGCGCTCTCAAATACGCGAATCCATTTCTGAAATCGAATCCACTTACTTACTTTGAG aGGATTAGTGGCGTTGCGAAGGAGGATGCTAGGATGGATAGGAACAAGAAGCTTAAATCAGCAGGTGGTATTCGCCAATGCCAATGGAGACCGGTCTCTGTCTCTAACATTcaag AATCCACGGCCGAAAATTCTGTTAATGAGTTAGAAGATGGAGATCATGTTCAAGAAACGATAAAGGTTGCTCAAGTGGTGACTAATAATTGTGATTCAACCATCAGTGCTGGTGTGCTGAATGATACTGTCAAGCCCATGCTTTCTGCTGAAAAGCATTCACTTATGCTTGAG GTGGGTGCCTCTCTTATTCGATTCATCAAAGGAAAAGA AGGATCCACTcaaaaaaagattgaagaaGAGATGGgagttaaaattgtttttccGTCATCAAAGAAGGAAGAATCTATTG TCATTGAAGGCATTTCAACTGATTGTGTGACAAGAGCTTCTAAAAAGATACAAGCTATTATGGATGAG GCGATTGAATCAAGTCTCGACTACTCTCACTTTATATCTCTTCCATTGGCAATATACCCTGAATTGACTGATAAGCTAGTCAATTTTCAGAATTCCATACTGGGAACTAATGATGTTTCTGCAGATGAAAATTTGGAAAGTGATTCTATTGAAGACACTTTGGACATCAAAAATAAGGGTCAGGAACTAATTAAAGGACGTGATGTAGCTGTTGAACTCAAAGTTGAAgatgaaaaacatgttaaagTGGATTTAACTAGCATTCCTTTTGTTAGTTATCCTCCCAAACCACCAAGGTTGCCTAATGCTTCTG ACTTTGGAATAGACAAATCCATATTTATTAAACCTACAACGTTTCACTTGACTGTACTCATGTTGAAGTTATGGAACAAGGAGCGAGTCAATGCAGCTTCAGGTGTCCTAGAg aGTATCTCATCAAAAGTGATTGATGCCTTGGATAATAGACCTATCTCCATCAGGCTTAAAGGGCTG GATACCATGAGAGGGTCTTTGTCCAAAGCTCGTGTTCTCTATGCTCCTGTTGAAGAAATTGGGAGTGAGGGCCGACTTTTAAGTGCATGTC TTATCATCAATGCATTTGTTGAGGCTGGACTTGTTCTAGAGAAAGATGCTAAGCAAAAGTTAAAG TTGCATGCCACAGTGATGAACGCAAGGCACAGGAAAGG GAAGAGACGAAGAAAGAATGATTCCTTTGACGCAAGGGCCATTTTCAAGCAGTTTGGATCAGAGGATTGGGGGGAGTATCTTATCCGTGAAGCTCATCTTTCACAACGCTTTGTGTTTGATGAGAATGGATATTACCATTGCTGTGCTTCAATACCTTTTCCTGGAAAAGAAGAACGCCAGCAGACTGATTGA
- the LOC133691620 gene encoding uncharacterized protein LOC133691620 isoform X1, which translates to MIACSSSRSLFFGVDCALKYANPFLKSNPLTYFERISGVAKEDARMDRNKKLKSAGGIRQCQWRPVSVSNIQESTAENSVNELEDGDHVQETIKVAQVVTNNCDSTISAGVLNDTVKPMLSAEKHSLMLEVGASLIRFIKGKEGSTQKKIEEEMGVKIVFPSSKKEESIVIEGISTDCVTRASKKIQAIMDEAIESSLDYSHFISLPLAIYPELTDKLVNFQNSILGTNDVSADENLESDSIEDTLDIKNKGQELIKGRDVAVELKVEDEKHVKVDLTSIPFVSYPPKPPRLPNASDFGIDKSIFIKPTTFHLTVLMLKLWNKERVNAASGVLESISSKVIDALDNRPISIRLKGLDTMRGSLSKARVLYAPVEEIGSEGRLLSACQVIINAFVEAGLVLEKDAKQKLKLHATVMNARHRKGKRRRKNDSFDARAIFKQFGSEDWGEYLIREAHLSQRFVFDENGYYHCCASIPFPGKEERQQTD; encoded by the exons ATGATTgcttgcagcagcagcaggtcTCTCTTCTTCGG AGTTGATTGCGCTCTCAAATACGCGAATCCATTTCTGAAATCGAATCCACTTACTTACTTTGAG aGGATTAGTGGCGTTGCGAAGGAGGATGCTAGGATGGATAGGAACAAGAAGCTTAAATCAGCAGGTGGTATTCGCCAATGCCAATGGAGACCGGTCTCTGTCTCTAACATTcaag AATCCACGGCCGAAAATTCTGTTAATGAGTTAGAAGATGGAGATCATGTTCAAGAAACGATAAAGGTTGCTCAAGTGGTGACTAATAATTGTGATTCAACCATCAGTGCTGGTGTGCTGAATGATACTGTCAAGCCCATGCTTTCTGCTGAAAAGCATTCACTTATGCTTGAG GTGGGTGCCTCTCTTATTCGATTCATCAAAGGAAAAGA AGGATCCACTcaaaaaaagattgaagaaGAGATGGgagttaaaattgtttttccGTCATCAAAGAAGGAAGAATCTATTG TCATTGAAGGCATTTCAACTGATTGTGTGACAAGAGCTTCTAAAAAGATACAAGCTATTATGGATGAG GCGATTGAATCAAGTCTCGACTACTCTCACTTTATATCTCTTCCATTGGCAATATACCCTGAATTGACTGATAAGCTAGTCAATTTTCAGAATTCCATACTGGGAACTAATGATGTTTCTGCAGATGAAAATTTGGAAAGTGATTCTATTGAAGACACTTTGGACATCAAAAATAAGGGTCAGGAACTAATTAAAGGACGTGATGTAGCTGTTGAACTCAAAGTTGAAgatgaaaaacatgttaaagTGGATTTAACTAGCATTCCTTTTGTTAGTTATCCTCCCAAACCACCAAGGTTGCCTAATGCTTCTG ACTTTGGAATAGACAAATCCATATTTATTAAACCTACAACGTTTCACTTGACTGTACTCATGTTGAAGTTATGGAACAAGGAGCGAGTCAATGCAGCTTCAGGTGTCCTAGAg aGTATCTCATCAAAAGTGATTGATGCCTTGGATAATAGACCTATCTCCATCAGGCTTAAAGGGCTG GATACCATGAGAGGGTCTTTGTCCAAAGCTCGTGTTCTCTATGCTCCTGTTGAAGAAATTGGGAGTGAGGGCCGACTTTTAAGTGCATGTC AAGTTATCATCAATGCATTTGTTGAGGCTGGACTTGTTCTAGAGAAAGATGCTAAGCAAAAGTTAAAG TTGCATGCCACAGTGATGAACGCAAGGCACAGGAAAGG GAAGAGACGAAGAAAGAATGATTCCTTTGACGCAAGGGCCATTTTCAAGCAGTTTGGATCAGAGGATTGGGGGGAGTATCTTATCCGTGAAGCTCATCTTTCACAACGCTTTGTGTTTGATGAGAATGGATATTACCATTGCTGTGCTTCAATACCTTTTCCTGGAAAAGAAGAACGCCAGCAGACTGATTGA
- the LOC133691620 gene encoding uncharacterized protein LOC133691620 isoform X5, translating to MDRNKKLKSAGGIRQCQWRPVSVSNIQESTAENSVNELEDGDHVQETIKVAQVVTNNCDSTISAGVLNDTVKPMLSAEKHSLMLEVGASLIRFIKGKEGSTQKKIEEEMGVKIVFPSSKKEESIVIEGISTDCVTRASKKIQAIMDEAIESSLDYSHFISLPLAIYPELTDKLVNFQNSILGTNDVSADENLESDSIEDTLDIKNKGQELIKGRDVAVELKVEDEKHVKVDLTSIPFVSYPPKPPRLPNASDFGIDKSIFIKPTTFHLTVLMLKLWNKERVNAASGVLESISSKVIDALDNRPISIRLKGLDTMRGSLSKARVLYAPVEEIGSEGRLLSACQVIINAFVEAGLVLEKDAKQKLKLHATVMNARHRKGKRRRKNDSFDARAIFKQFGSEDWGEYLIREAHLSQRFVFDENGYYHCCASIPFPGKEERQQTD from the exons ATGGATAGGAACAAGAAGCTTAAATCAGCAGGTGGTATTCGCCAATGCCAATGGAGACCGGTCTCTGTCTCTAACATTcaag AATCCACGGCCGAAAATTCTGTTAATGAGTTAGAAGATGGAGATCATGTTCAAGAAACGATAAAGGTTGCTCAAGTGGTGACTAATAATTGTGATTCAACCATCAGTGCTGGTGTGCTGAATGATACTGTCAAGCCCATGCTTTCTGCTGAAAAGCATTCACTTATGCTTGAG GTGGGTGCCTCTCTTATTCGATTCATCAAAGGAAAAGA AGGATCCACTcaaaaaaagattgaagaaGAGATGGgagttaaaattgtttttccGTCATCAAAGAAGGAAGAATCTATTG TCATTGAAGGCATTTCAACTGATTGTGTGACAAGAGCTTCTAAAAAGATACAAGCTATTATGGATGAG GCGATTGAATCAAGTCTCGACTACTCTCACTTTATATCTCTTCCATTGGCAATATACCCTGAATTGACTGATAAGCTAGTCAATTTTCAGAATTCCATACTGGGAACTAATGATGTTTCTGCAGATGAAAATTTGGAAAGTGATTCTATTGAAGACACTTTGGACATCAAAAATAAGGGTCAGGAACTAATTAAAGGACGTGATGTAGCTGTTGAACTCAAAGTTGAAgatgaaaaacatgttaaagTGGATTTAACTAGCATTCCTTTTGTTAGTTATCCTCCCAAACCACCAAGGTTGCCTAATGCTTCTG ACTTTGGAATAGACAAATCCATATTTATTAAACCTACAACGTTTCACTTGACTGTACTCATGTTGAAGTTATGGAACAAGGAGCGAGTCAATGCAGCTTCAGGTGTCCTAGAg aGTATCTCATCAAAAGTGATTGATGCCTTGGATAATAGACCTATCTCCATCAGGCTTAAAGGGCTG GATACCATGAGAGGGTCTTTGTCCAAAGCTCGTGTTCTCTATGCTCCTGTTGAAGAAATTGGGAGTGAGGGCCGACTTTTAAGTGCATGTC AAGTTATCATCAATGCATTTGTTGAGGCTGGACTTGTTCTAGAGAAAGATGCTAAGCAAAAGTTAAAG TTGCATGCCACAGTGATGAACGCAAGGCACAGGAAAGG GAAGAGACGAAGAAAGAATGATTCCTTTGACGCAAGGGCCATTTTCAAGCAGTTTGGATCAGAGGATTGGGGGGAGTATCTTATCCGTGAAGCTCATCTTTCACAACGCTTTGTGTTTGATGAGAATGGATATTACCATTGCTGTGCTTCAATACCTTTTCCTGGAAAAGAAGAACGCCAGCAGACTGATTGA
- the LOC133696362 gene encoding putative pentatricopeptide repeat-containing protein At3g23330 gives MTAQTIFRTLLDRPNIISSKYQAKQLHAQILKLEPSSPIHLSRLISIYSNFNLLHESLLLFNALHSPPVLAYKSIIRCYVANGLLVQSVALFLQMRASGKKPDHHVFPSLLKSCALLSDLKLGESIHGCIIRLGMDFDLYTCNALMNMYGKFQKVFAAMDSFSNKFRIESAHDQNVTLNQTSYIFPKTNANSTILDQCSRKRNCSYMAEVDRRGSIMDSVKKVFEKMLKRDVVSWNTVIAGNAENGKYEEALMLVREMGNDNLKPDSFTLSSVLPIFAEYVDLHKGKEIHGYAMRHGFDNDVFIGSSLVGMYAKCARVEDALQVFNILPQRDSISWNSIIAGCVQNGLFDEGLRFFHQMLKAKVKPVPVSFSSIMPACANPIALHLGKQLHGFIIRVGYDDNMFVSSSLVDMYAKCGYIKVARWIFDRMDVHDMVSWTAIIMGYALHGQACHAVSLFEQMEMEGVRPNYVAFVAVLTACSHAGMMNEAWRYFNSMTQNYGIVPGLEHYACMADLLGRAGKLDEAFELISSMHRPVEGIWLSLLSACRVHKNVDLAEKVAEKIFEVDPENTGAYILLSNTYAAGQRWKDVAKLQYLMKNKGIKKSPAFSWIEVKNKTPAFVSGDKSHL, from the coding sequence ATGACTGCACAGACCATTTTCAGAACACTCCTTGACAGACCAAACATCATAAGCTCAAAGTACCAGGCCAAACAACTACATGCCCAAATCCTTAAATTGGAGCCCTCCTCTCCTATTCACCTCTCCAGACTAATTTCCATCTACTCCAACTTCAACCTCTTACATGAATCTCTCCTTCTCTTCAACGCTCTCCACTCCCCACCAGTTCTTGCTTATAAATCCATCATCAGATGCTATGTTGCCAATGGCCTTCTTGTTCAATCAGTGGCCTTATTTTTGCAAATGAGAGCTTCTGGTAAAAAACCAGATCATCATGTGTTTCCTTCTTTACTTAAATCATGCGCATTGTTATCGGATTTAAAATTAGGCGAGTCGATCCATGGATGCATTATTAGGTTGGGTATGGACTTTGATTTGTATACATGCAATGCCCTTATGAATATGTATGGAAAATTTCAGAAAGTATTCGCTGCTATGGATAGCTTCTCTAACAAGTTCAGGATTGAGTCAGCACATGATCAAAATGTTACTTTGAATCAAACTAGTTATATTTTCCCTAAAACTAATGCAAATAGCACAATCCTCGATCAGTGTtccagaaaaagaaattgcagtTATATGGCAGAGGTGGATAGAAGGGGTTCAATAATGGATAGTGTGAAAAAGGTTTTTGAGAAGATGCTGAAAAGAGATGTTGTTTCGTGGAATACAGTGATTGCAGGGAACGCAGAGAATGGAAAGTATGAAGAAGCGTTAATGCTGGTTAGGGAGATGGGAAATGACAATTTGAAGCCTGATTCATTCACCTTGTCTAGTGTGCTTCCTATCTTCGCAGAATATGTGGACCTTCATAAGGGGAAGGAGATTCATGGATATGCCATGAGACATGGCTTTGACAACGATGTCTTTATTGGTAGTAGCTTAGTTGGCATGTATGCAAAGTGTGCTCGAGTGGAAGATGCCCTCCAGGTTTTTAACATCTTACCTCAACGTGACAGCATTTCATGGAACTCTATTATTGCAGGGTGTGTGCAGAATGGATTATTTGATGAAGGCTTGAGATTCTTTCACCAGATGTTGAAAGCCAAAGTTAAGCCTGTACCCGTTTCCTTTTCCAGTATCATGCCAGCTTGTGCTAACCCTATTGCATTGCATTTAGGAAAGCAGCTTCATGGATTCATAATCAGAGTTGGATATGATGACAATATGTTTGTTTCTAGTTCACTTGTAGACATGTATGCCAAATGCGGGTATATTAAGGTTGCTAGATGGATTTTTGATAGAATGGATGTACATGACATGGTCTCATGGACGGCTATAATCATGGGATACGCATTGCATGGACAAGCTTGTCATGCTGTTTCTTTATTTGAACAAATGGAAATGGAGGGAGTGAGGCCAAACTATGTGGCTTTTGTGGCTGTATTGACTGCTTGTAGTCATGCTGGCATGATGAATGAAGCCTGGAGATATTTTAACAGTATGACTCAGAATTATGGGATTGTTCCAGGATTGGAACACTATGCTTGCATGGCAGACCTTCTTGGTCGAGCAGGAAAGTTAGATGAAGCCTTTGAGTTAATCTCCAGTATGCATAGACCTGTGGAGGGTATTTGGCTGTCATTGCTTTCTGCTTGTAGAGTCCATAAAAATGTTGACTTGGCTGAAAAGGTTGCTGAGAAGATATTTGAGGTTGATCCAGAAAATACCGGGGCATACATTCTCTTATCCAACACATATGCAGCTGGTCAGAGATGGAAAGATGTAGCCAAGTTACAATACCTTATGAAGAATAAGGGCATAAAGAAATCACCTGCTTTCAGCTGGATTGAGGTTAAAAACAAGACACCTGCTTTTGTATCAGGAGATAAATCCCACCTGTGA
- the LOC133696370 gene encoding uncharacterized protein LOC133696370, which yields MQADFNPFNAQQREHEEMMIRQLEEDDDCDDDDGDEDVNTKKHMLPFKIAKKKKIQSTSTIKQSTTSDGKQKKSATLGTYFMPRTTPGSQKSLQNCWQMKEAVERRDLVLVKWMIDACVPLNAVNFVYYQHAIDVVIAMGPGYKGPNLHDIRGYYLAKAVDEVKIYVESYREMWKKTDYILMADGWTDQKRRTLVNFLVYCPKGTIF from the coding sequence ATGCAAGCAGATTTCAATCCATTTAATGCACAACAAAGGGAGCATGAAGAGATGATGATTAGGCAattagaagaagatgatgattgtgatgatgatgatggggaTGAGGATGTCAATACTAAAAAACATATGTTACCATTTAAgattgcaaaaaagaaaaagattcaaaGCACCAGCACTATAAAACAATCGACTACAAGTGATGGAAAGCAGAAGAAATCTGCAACATTAGGGACATATTTCATGCCGAGAACAACTCCTGGTTCTCAAAAGTCTCTTCAGAATTGTTGGCAAATGAAGGAAGCAGTTGAACGACGTGATCTTGTTTTAGTGAAGTGGATGATTGATGCATGTGTGCCACTTAATGCTGTTAACTTTGTGTATTATCAGCATGCCATAGATGTTGTAATAGCCATGGGTCCTGGTTATAAAGGACCAAACTTGCATGATATTCGTGGTTATTACTTGGCAAAAGCGGTTGATGAAGTGAAGATTTATGTTGAGAGTTATCGAGAGATGTGGAAGAAGACTGATTACATATTAATGGCTGATGGATGGACAGATCAGAAGAGGAGGACTTTAGTTAACTTCTTAGTATATTGTCCTAAAGGaacaattttttga